The Piliocolobus tephrosceles isolate RC106 chromosome 3, ASM277652v3, whole genome shotgun sequence genome has a window encoding:
- the LOC111533345 gene encoding LOW QUALITY PROTEIN: THAP domain-containing protein 5-like (The sequence of the model RefSeq protein was modified relative to this genomic sequence to represent the inferred CDS: inserted 2 bases in 1 codon; substituted 1 base at 1 genomic stop codon) has translation MMPRYCAAICCKNRRXRNNKDRKLSFYPFPLHDKERLEKWLKNMKRDSWVPXGKDLSKKKSQKKNLEDEKEVCPKAKSEESFVLNETKKNIVNTNVPPQHPELLHSSSLVKPPAPKTGSIQNNMLTLNLVKQHTGKPESTLETSVYQDTGIGGFHTCFEDLNSTTITLTTSNSESIHQSLETQDVLEVTTNHLANPNFTSNSMEIKSAQENPFLFSTINQTVEELNTSKDSVIAIFVPAENSKPSVNSFISTQKETMEMEDIDIEDSLYKDVDYGTEVLQIEHSYCRQDINKEHLWQKVSKLHSKITLLELKEQQTLGRLKSLEALVRQLKQENWLSEENVKIIENHFTTYEVTMI, from the exons ATGATGCCCCGCTATTGCGCAGCGATTTGTTGTAAGAACCGCCGGTGACGAAACAATAAAGACCGGAAGCTGAGtttttatccatttcctctacaTGACAAAGAAAGACTGGAAAAGTGGTTAAAGAATATGAAGCGAGATTCATGGGTTCC AGGAAAGgacctttctaaaaaaaaatcccagaagaaaaaCTTGGAAGATGAGAAAGAAGTGTGCCCAAAAGCCAAGTCAGAAGAATCATTTGTattaaatgagacaaagaaaaatatagttaACACAAATGTGCCCCCTCAACATCCAGAATTACTTCATTCATCTTCCTTGGTAAAGCCACCAGCTCCTAAAACAGGAAGTATACAAAATAACATGTTAACTCTTAATCTAGTAAAACAACATACTGGGAAACCAGAATCTACCTTGGAAACATCAGTTTACCAAGATACAGGAATAGGTGGTTTTCACACATGTTTTGAGGATCTGAATTCTACAACCATTACTTTGACAACTTCAAATTCAGAAAGTATTCATCAATCTTTGGAAACCCAAGACGTTCTTGAAGTAACTACCAATCATCTTGCTAATCCAAACTTCACAAGTAATTCCATGGAAATAAAGTCAGCACAGGAAAATCCGTTCTTATTCAGCACAATTAATCAAACAGTTGAAGAATTAAATACAAGTAAAGATTCTGTTATTGCCATTTTTGTACCTGCAGAAAATTCTAAACCTTCAGTTAATTCTTTTATATCTACCCAAAAAGAAACTATGGAAATGGAAGACATAGACATCGAAGACTCCTTGTATAAGGATGTAGACTATGGGACAGAAGTTTTACAAATCGAACATTCTTACTGCAGACAAGATATAAATAAGGAACATCTTTGGCAGAAAGTCTCTAAGCTACATTCAAAGATAACTCTTCTAGAGTTAAAAGAGCAACAAACTCTAGGTAGACTGAAGTCTTTggaagctcttgtaaggcagttaAAGCAGGAAAACTGGCTATCTGAAGAAAATGTCAAGATTATAGAAAACCATTTTACAACATATGAAGTCACCATGATATAG